GAAGTGTAGCGTTAACCCATAAGCAAGACCTTGAAAAAGGATTTGGAACTGTTGAATTACCATATTCACTACAAAAGAAATATCCAAATGCTGAAAAAGAGTTAATCTGGCAATGGGTTTTTCCGGCATCAACAAGATATTTTTACAAAGAAAAAAACATTGAAAGAAGACACCATTTACATGAAAGCGCAGTTCAAAGAGAAATTAAAAAAGCCATACAGCACGCAGAAATTTTAAAAAAGGCCAGTTGCCACACTTTCCGTCATAGTTTTGCAACACATCTTTTAGAAAACGGATATGATATTAGAACAGTGCAGGAATTGTTGGGCCATAATGACATTAGAACAACCATGATTTATACTCATGTCTTAAACAGTAACAAGCTTGGAGTGAAAAGTCCACTTGATTATTAAAATAGAAAAGCAAAAGGGCATAATCGAGTAGACGGCCCCGCCAGCAATAGCTGACGGGGTGCGCCTCTCACACCACTGTACGTACGGGCCTCGTATACAGCGGTTCATTAAGTTGGGGAGCGACTTTCAGATAATAGTCGAGCATCGGTTCGTAACCTCTCTTCTTTAGCCTGCTTAGCGTTATTGTCGTGACAAGAATCGGGCTTTGAGACACAGCCCAGCCTCCCATTCTCGTTCTGCTCCATGCATAGGCATGACGATAGTCAACTCCTAAGCGGATTAGGTTCTTCCTTTTCCTTTCAGGTTTCTTCCAGTCGTGCCATATGCAATACCTAAGCCTGTTGCGTACCCAACCGTCAATATCCCGGAGTTTGCCGTGGATACTTGCCATGCGGAAGTAATTTAGCCAACCCTGTTGAATGATTTTCAGTTGTCTGACGCGTTCAGAAAAAGTTTCTGGTGCAGTTTTCCGGGTTATGGTTTTGAGGTTTTGTTTGAGTGTTTTCCAGCTTTTATCGCTTACTACCAGTTGGTATTTTCCCTTTTCACCTTTGATGTACGTGGGAACGAATTTGTATCCCAGTATTTCAAAGTCGACAGGTCGGCGTATGCCGCTTTTCTCCCGGTTGATAAGAAGTTTTAACTTATCCCTGAGGAAAAGGTAAATACTGTTTCCTGCCTGTCGGGCTGCCTGTTTACTTTTCGTATAAATACTAAAGTCATCGGCATAGCGTACATAGCGCAACCCTTGTCTTTCCAACTCTTTATCCAATTCATGTAAAAGAATGTTGGATAACAGCGGACTTAAAGGGCTGCCCTGTGGCACGCCTTTTCTGCGTTTGGTGAGTTTCCCCTTTATCAATATCGGGGCTCTCAGCCATTTGCGTACCAGCCGCAGCGTGATGGGACATTTTACCTTGTTGTACAGTAGTTGCATCAGCATACAGTGGTCTACTTCATCAAAGAAGTTTTTCAGGTCTATGTCAACAATGTGTTGGTAACCTTCATTGATATACGTTTGCGCCTGCTGTACTGCCTGTTGGGCATTGCGATTTGGCCGGAATCCATAGCTGTGTGACTTGAACTCCAACTCAAATCTTAACATGATCACCTGGCTGACTGCCTGTTGAAGCATACGGTCGGTTACCGTCGGTATGCCTAATAGACGAGTTTTACCGTTGCTCTTGGGTATCTCTACCCCTAAGATGGGTTGAGGCAGGTATTTGCCCAGTACGATGTCCGAGCATATCTTGTCCCTGTGTATTTTCAGGTGCCTGGATAGCTCCGTCACACGCATGCCGTCAACTCCCGCCGACCCTTTATTGGCCTTGACGTGCTGACTCGCAAGTCGTATGTTCCTTCGGTCAATTACCTGTTCTATCATCTTTTGTTATGCTGTTATGCTCTGTTCCGC
This region of Bacteroidales bacterium genomic DNA includes:
- the ltrA gene encoding group II intron reverse transcriptase/maturase, translated to MIEQVIDRRNIRLASQHVKANKGSAGVDGMRVTELSRHLKIHRDKICSDIVLGKYLPQPILGVEIPKSNGKTRLLGIPTVTDRMLQQAVSQVIMLRFELEFKSHSYGFRPNRNAQQAVQQAQTYINEGYQHIVDIDLKNFFDEVDHCMLMQLLYNKVKCPITLRLVRKWLRAPILIKGKLTKRRKGVPQGSPLSPLLSNILLHELDKELERQGLRYVRYADDFSIYTKSKQAARQAGNSIYLFLRDKLKLLINREKSGIRRPVDFEILGYKFVPTYIKGEKGKYQLVVSDKSWKTLKQNLKTITRKTAPETFSERVRQLKIIQQGWLNYFRMASIHGKLRDIDGWVRNRLRYCIWHDWKKPERKRKNLIRLGVDYRHAYAWSRTRMGGWAVSQSPILVTTITLSRLKKRGYEPMLDYYLKVAPQLNEPLYTRPVRTVV